CGTCGCGCACGTTCACGTCGTACTCGACGATGTGGGGGCTCTCGTCCGCGCGCCAGAGCTCGTTCGGGCCGACGTCGCCCTTGTGGAAGGTCGGGCCGGACGTCGGCGCGGTGCACGCGATCGCCGGCGGCGACGTGACGGGGACGGCGCCGAGGCCCGGCGGCGCGCCGGCGGAGCGGTCGTCCTCGCAGGCGACGACGGCGAGGAGACCAAGGAGCGGGAGGGAACGAAGGGCGCGATTCATCATGCGCCACAACGTGACATCGCGAGCGATCTCGCGACGCTAAGAGTCCCCTACCCCGCCCCTATATCGCCGCTATCGAAACCTTAACCGGCCGCTCACTCGAGCGCGGTGAGCTGACAGAGCTTCTTGCCGTCGCAGCCGGGGAGGCACTTCGCCGAGTCCGCGAGCGCGCTGCAGTCCGCGTCCTCCTTGCACCGGAGGCTGCACGTGCGATCGGTCCCACACTCGTCCTTCGGGCCAGTGCCGGCGAGGCACTTGAGGCCCTCCTCGCACTCGGAGCTCGCTTCGCAGATCGATCCGAGGGGGAGCTCCGTCGTCTTCCGCTCGGCGAGGGCGCAGATCTGCTCGCCGTCGCAGCCTTCGAAGCACTTGCCGCGCGGATCGAGGGCGCTGCACGCGTCGTCGTCCGCGCACGCGACGGTGCACGCCATCCGGTCGGAGCACACGCCGCTCAGCTGGAGCGGCTTGCACGTGAGGCCGGCCGCGCACTGTGTGTCGCCGGTGCAGACGGCGCCGAACGGGAGATCGCTCGTCGCGGGCTCGGTCGGCGCGGGAAGGGTGACGATCTCGGTCGTCGTGCACGCGACGAGGGCGATCGCGATCGCAAGCGAGGAGAAGAGGGGCTTCATGGCCGCACCGCGTACCAGCGAGGCGGTGGCGCTGCACCAGGACGAGAGCGGATTTCAGGGCCGCCGGTCTGAAATCCGTGTGCAAGACTGGGCGGCGATGCCCGGGCGCCTGCTCGTCGCCGCCGCGACCAACCTCCTCGCGCGCGGGTTCCTCGTCGTCCCGACCGATCGCAAGTCGCGGGACGGCGCGCCGGTCAACGCGCTCTTCGCCGTCGCGCGCGCGATCCGTCGCGTGCTCGCGTTCCGCGTGCCCACGCACGCCGTCGCCGTCATCGACGCGCAGCCGCGCGACGCGGCGTGGCCGCCGATCCTGAAGGCGCAGCTCGAGCACCTCCCCGAGCTGTTGCGGACGCTCGGTCTTCACGTCGTGGTCGCGCCGGAAGAGGAGGACGTCGTCGCGAGCTACGCGTCGGCGGCGCTCGAGACGGGCGACGACGTCTTCATCGCCGCGGTCGACAAGCGGTACGCGCAGCTCGTGGGCGATCGCCTCTGGTGGTACGACGCGGCGAAGGACGTCCGCTACACGCCGGAGATCGTGAGGAAGCGCTTCGGCGTCGGACCCGCGAACGTCGGTGAGTGGCTCGCGCTCGTCGGCGACGACAGCGGCAACGAGGTGCTCCCCGGCGTGAAGGGCATCGGCGCGAAGGGGGCGACGACGCTGATCGAGGAGCAGGGCTCGGTCGCGACGGCGCTCGCGGCGCTGCCGAAGCTCGAAGGCCGCCTCGCGAAGGCGCTGCGCGCGGCGGAGGAGCAGGTCCCGATCGAGCTCGCGCGAGCGCGGCTCGAGCGCGTGCCGCTCCCGGCGCCGCTCGCGTCGTTGGTGTACGCGCCGCCGGACGCACGCAGCGCGAACGCGCTCTACGAGCGGCTCGCGTTCGTGGAGCTCCTCGTCGACGAAGGCGCGACGCTGCAGATCGAGGTCTGCGAGGCGAAGGGCGAGGCGCGCGCGGCGATCGAGCGCATGCGCGGCGACGACGCGACCGCGATCGCGGCGCTGCTCGAGGATCCCGCGCCGGTGCGGACGCCGCTCGCGGGGATCGGGCTCGCGAACGGGCGCGGGGTGGGGGCGTACGTGCCGGTCGGGAGCGCGGCGTGGCCGGAGCTCGCGGCGTGGCTCGCGGACGCGGGCGCGGAGAAGGTCGGACACAACCTCGTCGAGGCAGCCGTCGAGCTGCGACGCGCGGGGGTCGTGCTCGCGGGCGTGGTCGGCGACTCCGCCTGCGCCTCGCACCTCACCGAGCCGAGCAACTGGGCGCCGCACGATCTCACCGTCGTCGCGAAGCACGTGCTCGGCCGCGCGCTCCCGGAGGACGACGCGGTGCGCGGCGCCGGCAAGCAGCGCAAAGCATGGAGCGCGCTGTCGCTCGGGCGCGTCGCGGAGCACGCGGGCCGCCTCGCCGACGCGTCGGCCGCGATCTGGCAGAAGCTCGGGCCCTCCCTCGCGCCGCCGCTCCTCGCGGACTACCTCGAGATGGAGGACATCTGCGTGCGGATGGAGCTGACCGGCATCGCCGTCGATCCCGCCGAGCTCGATCGCGCGGAGGCGGCGTTCGCGGAGATCGAGGCGACGTTGAAGGCGGAGATCGACGCGCTCGCGGGGCGCTCGTTCAACGTGGGCTCCGGGAAACAGCTCGGCGCGGTGCTCTTCGAGGAGCTGAAGCTGCCGATCGTGAGCCACACGAAGACGGGATGGAGCACGTCGATCGAGGCGCTCGAGCGCATCGAGCACGCGCATCCGATCGTGCCGCTCGTGCTCCGGTGGCGCGCGCTGCGGCGCCTGCGCGACAACTGGGTCCACGCGCTCCGCCGCTGCATCGACGCCGACGGCCGCGTGCACTCGCGCTTCCATCCCGCGCGCTCGTTCTCGGGTCAGCTCGTGAACTCGAACCCCGACCTCGGCCGCGTGCCCGGCCGTACGCCCGAGATGGCGCGCATCCGCCGCGCGTTCGTCGCCGCGCCGGATCACCTTCTCATGTCGGTCGACTTCAACCAGCTCGGCCTCCACGTCCTCGCACACCTCACGAAGGATCCCGCGCTCGTCGAGCCGCTGCGCCGCCGCGCCGACATGCACGTCCTCACCGCCGCGGCGATCCTCGAGGTCGCGCCCGAAGACGTGACGACGGAGCAGCGCCAGCTCGGCAAGGTCGTGAACTTCGCGACGTTCGCGGGCCAAGGAGCGAGCGCGCTCGCGCTCCAGCTCGGCATCACCGCGGCGGAGGCGAAGGAGTACATCGCGCGCTTCGATCGCCACTACGCGAAGGTGCGCGCCTTCCAGGACGAGCAGCTCCGCCGCGCACGCGAGGAGGGCGGCATCACGACGATCGCGGGGCGCCGCTGGCCGATCGGCGGGCTCGAGTCGCTCGACAACCAGGTGCGCTCCTACTCCGAGCGCCTCGCGCGCCGCGCGACGCACGAGGCCTCGGTGCAGGACGTGTCGCGCCGCGCGCTCCGCGACGCCGACCGCGCGCTCCGCCGCGAGGGGCTCGCGACGAAGCCGGTGCTGCAAGTCCTCGACGAGGTGCTCTTCGAGGTGCCCGCGGCCGAGCTCGAGGTCGCGGCGCGCGTGTGCGCCGAGGCGATGCGGAGCGCGTACGCGCTCACGGTCCCGCTCGTCGTCGGCGTCGAGGCGGGCCCCAACTGGGCCGACCTCGAGCCCGTGCCCTCGCGCTGATCGCGCCTCGACCCGCGCGCGCGTTGGCCGTACAAACGAGGTCGGTCCCGTGAGCTCCTCCGACTACCACCTCGCTCAGGCCAACGTCGCGTACGCGCTGGCGCCGGCCGACTCGCCGCAGATGGCGGACTACATCGCGCGCCTCGACGAGATGAACCAGCTCGCCGATCGGAGCCCCGGCTTCGTCTGGCGCTACCTCACCGACACGCGCGACCCGCAGCAACGCGAGCTGTCCGATCCGAACGTGCTGTTCAACATGTCGGTCTGGGAGTCGATCGAGGCGCTCCACCACTACACGTATCGAACCGCGCACGCCGAGGTCTACGCCGGCCGCCGCCGCTGGTTCGTGAACAAGCCCGCCGTCGT
This genomic stretch from Labilithrix sp. harbors:
- a CDS encoding DUF3291 domain-containing protein; this encodes MSSSDYHLAQANVAYALAPADSPQMADYIARLDEMNQLADRSPGFVWRYLTDTRDPQQRELSDPNVLFNMSVWESIEALHHYTYRTAHAEVYAGRRRWFVNKPAVVGGHALAMWWIRRGELPTVASAKERLELITSIGPSERAFTFKQRFLPPSA